The DNA segment TCCCGCTTCAGGTCCGGCGCCAAGCCCGGCCGCGACAGGCGCCGCAAGCAAGGCGGCTACCGTCTCGGCGCGCCCTGTCGTCGTGGCCGGCGCCGGCACCATGGGGAACGGCATCGCCCAGACCTTTGCGGCCGCGGGTCATCGCGTTCTCCTGCTCGAGGCCAATGCGGCCGCGCTGCAGCGCGGCATGGGCACGATCACGAAGAGCCTCGGAAAGCTGGTCGAGAAGGGCAAGCTGACGATGGACGCCCGCGACGAGGCGCTCGCGCGCATCGCGACCGAGAGCGCCGACTTCCCGACGGGCGACTGCGTCATCGCCGTCGAGGCGGTGCCCGAGAAGCTGGAGATCAAGCGCGAGGTGCTGCGCATGCTCGACGGGATGCTCCCGGCGGGCGCGATCCTCGCCACGAACACCTCCTCCATCTCGATCACCGAGCTGGCGGCCGGCACGAGCCGCCCCGCACGCTTCGTCGGCATGCACTTCATGAATCCCGTCCCCTTGATGCCGCTGGTCGAAGTGGTGCGCGGCCTCGATACCACCGAGGCGACCGTGGCCGAGACGCTGGAGCTTGCGAAAGCCCTCGGCAAGACGCCGGTCGTGGTCTCCGACCGGCCCGGCTTCGTCTCCAATCGCGTGCTCCTGCCGATGATCAACGAGGCGGCGTTCGCGCTGATGGAGGGGGTGGCCGACCGCGAGGCGATCGACACCGTCATGAAGCTGGGGATGAACCATCCGATGGGGCCGCTGGCGCTGGCCGATCTCATCGGCATCGACGTCTGCCTGGACATCATGAACGTGCTCCATCAGGGATTCGGCGACAGTAAGTACCGTCCCTGTCCGCTGCTCAAGAGCATGGTCGCGGCCGGGCGGCTGGGTCGAAAGACGGGGCGGGGGTTCTACGACTACGCGACCTGACGGCCGCGCCCGCCGATGAATTTCGAACCGACCGAAGAGCAGGAAATGCTCCGGTCGTTCGCGCGCGAGTTCGCCCAGGGCGAGATCGTGCCGCGCGCGCACGAGATCGAGACTTCCGCGTCCTTGCCGGACCCGCTCCGGCAGGCGCTCCGCGAGAACAACTTCTTCTCCCTGCTGATCCCCGAGGAGTTCGGCGGCTCCGCCGTGGGGTACGTCTCCTACGCGATGATCCTCGAGGAGCTGGCGCGCGCGTCGGCCGCCGTGGCGATCACGGTCTCGGTGCACAACTCCGTCACGGCGGGGCCGATCCAGAGCTTCGGAAGCGAGGCCCAGCGAAAGAAGTGGCTCCCGCTCCTGGCCCAGACGCACCTCGGCGCCTTCGCCTTGACCGAGCCCGGCTCGGGGTCTGACGCGGCCGCGCTCACCACCCGGGCCTGCCGGGACGGGGAGAGCTACGTCCTGAACGGGCAGAAGACCTTCGTCACCAACGGGAAGTACGCGGACCTGTTCCTGGTGATGGCGCGCACCAGCCCGGATCAGAAGCACCGGGGGATCAGCTCCTTCCTGGTCGAGCGGGAGTCGCCCGGGCTCCGGATCGGTAAGGAGATCCAGAAGATGGGGCTGCACGGCTCGGACACGGTGGAGCTCTTCTTCGAGGACTGCAGGGTCCCGGCCGAGAACCGCCTGGCCGAGGAGGGGTATGGATTCCGGGTGGCCATGACCTCGCTGGACGCCGGACGG comes from the Candidatus Binatia bacterium genome and includes:
- a CDS encoding 3-hydroxyacyl-CoA dehydrogenase NAD-binding domain-containing protein, translated to MAGAGTMGNGIAQTFAAAGHRVLLLEANAAALQRGMGTITKSLGKLVEKGKLTMDARDEALARIATESADFPTGDCVIAVEAVPEKLEIKREVLRMLDGMLPAGAILATNTSSISITELAAGTSRPARFVGMHFMNPVPLMPLVEVVRGLDTTEATVAETLELAKALGKTPVVVSDRPGFVSNRVLLPMINEAAFALMEGVADREAIDTVMKLGMNHPMGPLALADLIGIDVCLDIMNVLHQGFGDSKYRPCPLLKSMVAAGRLGRKTGRGFYDYAT
- a CDS encoding acyl-CoA dehydrogenase family protein, with protein sequence MNFEPTEEQEMLRSFAREFAQGEIVPRAHEIETSASLPDPLRQALRENNFFSLLIPEEFGGSAVGYVSYAMILEELARASAAVAITVSVHNSVTAGPIQSFGSEAQRKKWLPLLAQTHLGAFALTEPGSGSDAAALTTRACRDGESYVLNGQKTFVTNGKYADLFLVMARTSPDQKHRGISSFLVERESPGLRIGKEIQKMGLHGSDTVELFFEDCRVPAENRLAEEGYGFRVAMTSLDAGR